A genomic region of Rhipicephalus sanguineus isolate Rsan-2018 chromosome 1, BIME_Rsan_1.4, whole genome shotgun sequence contains the following coding sequences:
- the LOC119376083 gene encoding 1-phosphatidylinositol 3-phosphate 5-kinase yields MEPADYTHGAKKLYSPTSLTEFAPLSSDVKTKATGFSLSRFFKLSRAPRTDATADPSVPEVREESPCQCIPENEVVTSAPQSSPSARSECDSPTATTSTLAAEPQTVPPPLQEGRELDVLYTRSFSGVLSRIAHIMDRGIVAPNAYKDADFKQYWMPDSNCRECYECGDKFTTFRRRHHCRICGQIFCSRCCNREIPGKIIGYRGDLRVCMYCCQVVLSYVKSLDLSADLRGVLADLQNKLGVMRMEEEDSASLDTGTWGSSGRRKTSVGFREEALVVPKGDTEDYSPSDKSGFQTPSPRTPVYDKMFIRELWSQIQHPVHGVSFQTHRHRLHSYSNCVVGNELVDWLVAQGKVSSRGEAISIGQALIDSKFLEPVIPHEPIFIDAYSLYKPGSDNQIDSGPSHSSSPPDEVVEENQDPLWVSEIQPAASLSPFASMDDALRVDKMSADRLDSSVPYKEKKRLAASTSTFFLNLDLKESRVTVSRPRDSLAISPEEEEPEDTRRSRWDSHRSAISNEICNHSIADDCVSGALYASCSMNNPGQQKYVVDETKVKETKESLSSAYSVLEKDLLNQLLAADGLPLPWAEVVLPIVHRVANIVTPDVKHLDDDMDIRQYVHIKKIPGGHRTECMVVNGVVCTKNVVHKKMRQQLTNPRILLVGSSIVYQRVENKLSSLDPILMQECEYLKHVVAKIQVFRPDLLLVEKTVSRLAQEKLLQMDVTLAINVKPSVMERVSRCTQSAIVSSIDAQLRKPNLGSCQNFFVKTYLLPSNRFKTLLFFDGCSSALGCTILLRGGSGTELKKVKNIIRFMLYVSFNWRLELAFLMDEHAQPPARLQVAEDDVENEVEENHAVHDESLAALDHTEQKVSLGPEDSTRKVEISCVEDFSDPLHTLLNSDEDGAALTEHRLSLKSQVLPLSNSFKLALDSTILCCSPFIRLTVPYLKTEAGRRCELRKFFSDEIYWSPKICDSEEVWNKMEPDDSSLSTLSARNMQEKVVILPYHPFTYQKLSYFWESIEAEALLADFRARGGRIQNLCHHNFGKVETSPGHSPTNGAGATADQHIWDGRTDALSPYNHQRVAVLFCSYSPTSSNAPYFCVNPWVVNMDFYGRNDIPLGGFLERYCFRSSYTCPNASCDTPMLEHVRKFVHENGCIQILLHHLDNPPTTAQSSILMWSWCRKCRFVTPLTTMSEETWSLSFAKYLELRFHGHAYTCRGSHEQCQHSLHHDHYQYFASQQVVASFKYSPIAIREVALPPPVISIVDEIPQVSVVVDEIRDLALKGYWVYNTVVETLCSLRAQVQATKYEAFAADLMEMQQTEKNAFKEKIEDIQLQLTSPNLKKCQSQDPSTLDTCVLNEACSLAWKINDSLVLLKHYIADAVNCWNKRLQDFESVRKREEKLLAKSSQIKKPTSSLGADTTALSDDQTGVAKHELNESIDTASSLGDSDSAGDADIVEGHFSIDPHQMLDVSRDDNIAFLPDDSFSPPTGTALRVSSSSSSVSSCMYGASPGIYAGLMGQDTSTPKQDSYNQAPSLDDSTESKKSTALKSHERSRSDGAERVLENRTKLSTASKADDDTPGKQEKRGTVKTIISQLLSSSGSNPIQSPFPPSDHFNVSHGARIPIVIYDQEPSSIIAHALASTDYEQKLAELQSTLTTALSQLREQPSPTTKAPAENAMVDFNDLALCSSQETDKRTGHKNPNMHIETQFSDATSQFYCRIFFAEQFRKLRCLIFPHGEDRFIHSLSRCVSWSAQGGKSGSSFCKTHDDRFILKQMSRYEVQSFLEFAPLYFQYVSSACTDRQPTVLAKIVGVFRIGYKNSATNAASKLDLLVMENLFYKRNIAQKFDLKGSVRNRMVNTRSQTEGDVVLLDENLLKTTCDSPLYVRPHSKTVLSLAIRNDANFLSDNSVMDYSLLVGFDNDRKELVVGIIDYIRTFTWDKKLEMVVKSTVTLRGHGKLPTIVWPNLYRVRFCEAMDKYFLCVPDHWSGLGRGVEC; encoded by the coding sequence ATGGAGCCCGCTGATTACACTCACGGGGCAAAGAAACTCTACTCGCCCACGTCGCTCACCGAGTTTGCTCCTCTTAGCTCCGATGTGAAAACTAAAGCCACTGGGTTCTCTCTGAGCCGATTTTTCAAGCTTTCACGAGCACCACGAACTGATGCTACCGCGGATCCCTCAGTCCCTGAAGTGCGTGAAGAGAGTCCCTGTCAATGCATCCCAGAAAACGAAGTTGTTACTTCTGCTCCGCAATCGTCGCCCAGTGCCAGGTCTGAATGCGACTCTCCAACAGCCACCACAAGTACGCTCGCTGCTGAACCACAGACAGTGCCGCCGCCGCTACAGGAAGGCAGAGAACTGGACGTTTTGTACACGCGCAGTTTCTCTGGTGTGCTGAGTCGTATCGCGCACATCATGGACCGCGGTATCGTAGCCCCAAATGCTTACAAAGACGCAGATTTCAAACAGTACTGGATGCCGGACAGCAACTGTAGGGAATGCTATGAATGCGGCGACAAGTTCACAACCTTTCGTCGGCGCCACCACTGCAGGATTTGTGGCCAGATATTCTGTAGCCGCTGCTGTAACCGCGAGATTCCCGGTAAAATAATCGGATACAGAGGGGATCTGCGGGTTTGTATGTACTGTTGCCAAGTTGTATTATCGTACGTCAAATCGCTGGACTTAAGTGCCGATTTGCGTGGAGTCCTGGCGGACCTGCAGAACAAGCTGGGTGTGATGCGCATGGAAGAGGAAGACTCAGCTTCACTTGATACTGGCACGTGGGGATCTTCGGGAAGAAGAAAGACGTCGGTAGGATTTCGAGAAGAAGCCTTGGTCGTTCCTAAGGGAGACACCGAAGATTACAGCCCTTCAGACAAGTCCGGTTTCCAAACCCCTTCACCAAGGACGCCTGTCTACGACAAGATGTTCATTCGCGAGTTGTGGTCTCAGATACAACACCCAGTTCACGGAGTATCCTTTCAGACCCACCGACATCGTCTCCATTCCTACAGCAATTGTGTGGTTGGGAATGAACTTGTGGACTGGCTTGTGGCGCAGGGAAAGGTCTCATCACGAGGAGAGGCAATTTCAATTGGTCAGGCCTTGATTGATAGCAAGTTCCTCGAGCCTGTCATACCACATGAGCCAATCTTTATTGATGCCTATTCCCTCTATAAACCTGGTTCGGACAATCAGATTGACTCTGGCCCAAGCCATTCAAGCAGCCCTCCTGATGAAGTTGTGGAAGAGAATCAAGATCCCCTTTGGGTTTCTGAAATTCAACCTGCGGCAAGCCTTTCTCCTTTTGCCAGTATGGATGACGCACTCAGAGTAGATAAGATGTCAGCTGACCGCCTGGACAGTTCAGTACCATACAAGGAAAAGAAACGACTCGCAGCATCAACATCAACCTTTTTTCTCAATCTTGATTTGAAAGAATCGAGAGTAACTGTATCAAGACCCCGAGATTCGCTGGCAATATCCCCAGAGGAAGAAGAACCTGAGGATACAAGGCGCAGCCGGTGGGACTCCCATCGAAGTGCTATAAGTAATGAAATTTGTAATCACAGTattgcagatgactgtgtcagTGGAGCTTTGTATGCAAGCTGCAGCATGAATAATCCTGGTCAACAAAAGTATGTAGTTGATGAAACAAAAGTGAAAGAGACCAAAGAAAGCTTGAGCTCAGCCTACAGTGTGCTTGAGAAAGACCTGTTGAACCAGCTTCTTGCTGCTGATGGGCTTCCATTGCCTTGGGCTGAGGTAGTGTTGCCAATAGTTCACAGAGTCGCAAACATTGTAACACCTGATGTGAAGCACCTGGATGATGACATGGATATTCGGCAATATGTTCATATAAAGAAGATTCCAGGAGGACATAGAACTGAATGCATGGTCGTCAATGGTGTTGTTTGCACAAAAAATGTTGTTCACAAGAAGATGAGACAACAACTTACAAACCCACGCATTCTTCTTGTGGGCTCGTCGATTGTGTACCAGCGGGTGGAAAACAAGCTCTCCTCACTTGACCCTATTCTTATGCAGGAATGCGAGTATCTTAAGCATGTTGTTGCCAAGATACAGGTCTTTCGGCCAGACTTGCTTCTTGTTGAAAAAACAGTGTCTCGGCTGGCACAGGAAAAGCTTTTGCAGATGGATGTTACATTAGCAATCAATGTGAAGCCATCGGTTATGGAACGGGTTTCGCGGTGCACTCAGTCGGCTATTGTTAGCTCCATAGATGCCCAGCTTCGAAAGCCTAACTTGGGCTCCTGTCAGAACTTTTTTGTTAAGACCTACTTACTCCCATCAAACAGATTCAAGACACTTCTATTCTTTGACGGTTGCTCCAGTGCGTTGGGATGCACCATTCTGTTAAGGGGAGGCTCGGGGACtgagctgaagaaagtcaagaacATAATTCGCTTCATGCTATATGTATCTTTTAACTGGCGACTAGAGCTGGCTTTCTTGATGGATGAACATGCTCAACCACCAGCACGGTTGCAGGTTGCTGAGGATGACGTGGAAAATGAAGTTGAAGAGAACCATGCAGTGCATGATGAAAGCCTTGCTGCATTAGACCACACAGAACAGAAGGTGTCATTGGGGCCAGAGGACAGTAcaagaaaagtagagataagtTGTGTTGAAGACTTCAGTGACCCACTCCACACTTTGTTGAACTCAGATGAAGATGGAGCAGCACTCACAGAGCACAGACTTTCATTAAAATCACAAGTTCTGCCATTAAGTAACTCATTTAAGTTAGCTTTGGATTCAACAATTCTGTGTTGTTCACCTTTTATTAGGCTCACAGTGCCATACCTGAAGACTGAAGCTGGTCGTCGCTGTGAACTACGCAAGTTTTTCTCGGATGAAATTTACTGGTCTCCTAAGATATGTGACAGTGAGGAAGTGTGGAACAAAATGGAACCTGATGATTCATCATTGAGCACATTGAGTGCTAGGAACATGCAGGAAAAGGTAGTAATTCTTCCTTATCACCCTTTCACATATCAAAAGCTTTCCTACTTTTGGGAATCGATCGAAGCAGAAGCACTGCTAGCTGACTTTCGGGCCCGTGGTGGAAGAATCCAGAACCTTTGCCATCACAACTTTGGCAAGGTCGAAACTTCACCAGGACATTCACCAACCAACGGGGCTGGTGCCACAGCAGATCAACACATTTGGGATGGCAGAACTGATGCTCTGAGTCCCTACAACCATCAAAGAGTTGCTGTGCTTTTTTGTAGCTATTCACCAACTTCAAGCAATGCGCCATACTTCTGTGTGAATCCATGGGTGGTCAATATGGACTTTTATGGTCGCAATGACATTCCGCTTGGTGGTTTTCTAGAGCGCTATTGTTTTCGATCATCCTACACATGTCCCAATGCATCTTGTGACACCCCTATGCTTGAGCATGTGCGCAAGTTTGTCCATGAAAATGGTTGTATTCAAATTTTGTTACATCATTTAGACAATCCGCCAACCACGGCTCAGAGTTCTATTCTCATGTGGAGTTGGTGCCGTAAATGTCGCTTTGTGACACCACTTACTACAATGAGTGAAGAGACATGGTCACTTTCATTTGCCAAATACCTGGAGCTGCGTTTTCATGGTCATGCATACACATGCAGAGGCTCACATGAGCAGTGCCAACATTCTTTGCACCATGATCACTATCAATACTTTGCTTCACAGCAAGTGGTGGCATCTTTCAAGTACTCACCTATTGCTATTAGGGAAGTGGCTTTGCCTCCACCTGTGATCTCCATTGTTGATGAAATTCCTCAAGTGAGTGTAGTTGTTGATGAGATTCGAGACTTGGCACTTAAAGGATACTGGGTTTATAACACTGTCGTGGAGACACTGTGCTCCCTTAGGGCACAGGTGCAAGCTACTAAATATGAGGCTTTTGCTGCTGACCTCATGGAAATGCAGCAGACTGAGAAGAATGCCTTCAAAGAGAAAATAGAAGACATTCAGCTCCAACTGACATCACCaaatctgaagaagtgccaatCACAAGATCCATCTACTTTGGACACGTGTGTCCTCAATGAGGCATGTTCACTGGCATGGAAAATAAATGACAGCCTTGTCTTGCTAAAACATTACATTGCAGATGCCGTTAACTGTTGGAACAAAAGACTGCAAGACTTTGAATCAgtcagaaaaagagaagaaaagttgCTGGCAAAATCGAGCCAAATAAAGAAGCCCACATCTTCACTTGGAGCCGACACAACGGCACTTTCAGATGACCAGACAGGTGTGGCCAAACATGAACTTAATGAAAGCATAGACACAGCCAGCAGTCTGGGAGATAGTGACTCTGCTGGAGATGCAGACATTGTGGAAGGTCACTTCAGCATTGATCCACATCAAATGCTGGATGTAAGCAGGGATGACAATATTGCATTCCTACCTGATGACAGCTTCAGTCCCCCTACTGGCACAGCACTACGTGTGTCAAGTAGTAGCTCATCAGTTTCAAGCTGTATGTATGGGGCTTCTCCGGGCATATATGCTGGCCTTATGGGCCAAGACACCAGTACTCCAAAGCAGGACAGCTATAACCAAGCACCAAGTTTGGATGATAGCACGGAGTCGAAAAAGTCTACAGCCTTAAAAAGCCACGAACGATCTCGTTCTGATGGTGCCGAACGCGTGCTTGAAAATCGTACGAAACTGTCCACAGCATCCAAAGCTGATGACGACACGCCTGGGAAGCAGGAAAAAAGAGGAACAGTTAAAACCATTATCAGCCAGCTTCTGTCTAGTTCTGGAAGCAATCCTATTCAAAGCCCATTTCCTCCATCAGACCATTTTAATGTTTCGCATGGTGCCAGAATTCCTATCGTCATATATGACCAGGAACCCAGCTCTATTATTGCTCACGCTCTTGCTTCCACTGATTATGAACAGAAACTCGCAGAGCTGCAATCAACCCTGACAACAGCTTTAAGCCAGTTGCGAGAGCAGCCTAGTCCAACTACAAAAGCGCCTGCAGAGAATGCTATGGTGGATTTCAACGATCTGGCTCTTTGTAGCAGCCAGGAAACAGACAAAAGAACTGGGCACAAGAACCCCAACATGCACATCGAAACCCAGTTCAGTGATGCAACATCACAGTTTTACTGTCGCATATTTTTTGCTGAACAGTTCCGAAAGTTGAGATGTCTCATTTTCCCACACGGAGAAGATCGCTTCATCCACTCACTTTCACGGTGTGTGTCTTGGAGCGCGCAAGGTGGGAAGTCTGGCTCTTCATTTTGCAAAACACATGATGACCGCTTTATCTTGAAGCAAATGTCTCGTTATGAGGTTCAGTCTTTCCTTGAATTTGCACCCCTGTACTTTCAATACGTGAGCAGTGCTTGTACAGACAGGCAGCCCACTGTATTGGCCAAGATTGTTGGCGTGTTCCGCATTGGGTACAAGAACTCTGCCACTAATGCTGCATCTAAGCTGGACCTTCTGGTAATGGAGAACCTTTTCTATAAGCGTAACATTGCTCAAAAGTTTGACCTCAAGGGTTCTGTGCGTAACCGCATGGTAAATACACGTTCGCAGACTGAAGGTGATGTGGTTCTCTTAGATGAAAACTTGCTGAAGACAACTTGTGACTCTCCTCTGTATGTGCGGCCACATTCCAAAACTGTCCTATCACTGGCTATCAGGAATGATGCAAATTTTTTGTCCGATAATTCTGTCATGGACTATTCGTTGCTTGTTGGCTTTGACAATGACCGAAAAGAGCTGGTGGTTGGCATAATAGACTACATACGCACCTTTACCTGGGACAAGAAGCTTGAGATGGTGGTGAAGTCAACTGTGACTCTTCGCGGCCATGGGAAACTTCCCACAATAGTTTGGCCAAACCTTTACAGAGTTCGGTTCTGTGAGGCAATGGACAAGTACTTTCTGTGTGTACCTGATCACTGGAGTGGCCTAGGCAGAGGTGTAGAGTGTTGA